One window of Hyphomicrobiales bacterium genomic DNA carries:
- a CDS encoding DUF3095 family protein encodes MKQTVAEFFAGLPAFSDFGRVADPAVFSPAPDHALVAISDVVASTAAIAEGRYKAVNFAGAAMISALANALGGLHFPFVFGGDGAVALVDGSDHDRVTRVLAETAAFARDELALEMRVALVAVEEIRAGGSDVRVARHALSGDVATAMFAGGGIAFADKAMKTGAYAIAAAEAGSRPDLEGLSCRWNPVAARNGTMLSLIVVPAPHAGPHGATRFTDVVARVLDLVARDGADRNPVPPEGPGFSWPGRGLDLEARAMGGGAKLAASLRRLKRIVAIAWLLDRTGLRFGGFSMRHYRRVLARNTDYRKFDDGLRMTLDCSAALAARLERLLEDAEAEGVVVAGLHAQDEAMMTCIVPSFMTDDHIHFLDGAGGGYAMAARNLKAKLAAAGRAGTVAADNGAAG; translated from the coding sequence TTGAAGCAAACGGTCGCCGAATTCTTTGCCGGGCTCCCCGCCTTCTCCGACTTCGGGCGGGTGGCGGATCCAGCTGTTTTCTCGCCCGCCCCGGACCATGCCCTGGTTGCCATCAGCGATGTCGTCGCCTCGACGGCCGCGATCGCGGAGGGCCGCTACAAGGCCGTCAACTTCGCCGGGGCCGCGATGATCAGCGCGCTCGCCAACGCTCTGGGCGGACTGCATTTTCCGTTCGTCTTCGGCGGCGACGGCGCGGTCGCGCTCGTCGATGGGAGCGACCATGACAGAGTGACCCGCGTGCTTGCCGAGACGGCGGCCTTCGCGCGCGACGAACTGGCCCTCGAAATGCGGGTCGCGCTGGTCGCCGTGGAGGAAATCCGCGCTGGCGGCAGTGACGTGCGCGTCGCCCGGCACGCCCTCTCCGGCGACGTGGCGACGGCGATGTTCGCGGGCGGCGGCATTGCCTTTGCGGACAAGGCGATGAAGACCGGGGCTTACGCCATCGCTGCGGCCGAGGCCGGGTCGCGCCCCGATCTCGAAGGGCTCTCGTGCCGTTGGAACCCGGTCGCGGCGCGCAATGGTACGATGCTGTCGCTGATCGTCGTGCCGGCGCCGCATGCCGGACCCCATGGCGCCACGCGCTTTACGGACGTGGTCGCCAGGGTGCTGGACCTCGTTGCGCGAGACGGGGCGGACCGCAATCCCGTGCCACCTGAAGGCCCCGGTTTTTCCTGGCCCGGGCGCGGGCTGGACCTCGAAGCCCGCGCCATGGGGGGCGGTGCCAAGCTCGCGGCCAGCCTGCGCCGATTGAAGCGCATCGTCGCCATCGCCTGGCTGCTGGACCGCACGGGGCTGCGGTTCGGCGGCTTCAGCATGCGGCACTACAGGCGCGTGCTGGCGCGCAACACCGACTACCGCAAGTTCGACGATGGCTTGCGCATGACGCTCGATTGTTCAGCGGCCCTCGCTGCACGGCTCGAGCGGCTGCTCGAGGACGCGGAGGCCGAGGGCGTGGTGGTCGCCGGCCTCCATGCGCAAGACGAAGCGATGATGACGTGCATCGTGCCCTCGTTCATGACGGACGATCACATCCACTTCCTCGACGGGGCCGGCGGCGGATACGCGATGGCGGCGCGCAATCTGAAGGCCAAGCTCGCGGCTGCGGGCCGGGCTGGCACTGTCGCCGCCGACAATGGCGCCGCCGGCTGA
- a CDS encoding 2-isopropylmalate synthase, translating into MTRTTNPANASASEPEHVLIFDTTLRDGEQCPGATMTFEEKLSIAELLDEMGVDIIEAGFPIASDGDFEAVAAIAKRARKAVVAGLARAINGDIDRAGEAVRHAQRPRIHTFVSTSPIHLAHQMRKSEAEVLDIITATVKRARNLVDDVEWSAMDATRTPIDYLCQCVDAAIRAGATTINLPDTVGYAVPDEYRAMFRAVRERVTDSDKAVFSVHCHDDLGLAVANSLAGVEGGARQIECTINGLGERAGNAALEEIVMAIRTRSDVLAYRTGVEATMLTRASRLVSTATSFPVQYNKAIVGRNAFAHESGIHQDGMLKNAQTYEIMTPESVGISKTSLVMGKHSGRNAFRSKLKDLGYELADNQFEDAFVRFKALADRKKHVYDEDIEALVDDRIATEADRIQVLALTVIAGTFGHQSATLTLAIDGNHLTFQSTGNGPVDATFNAIKALVPHEAKLALYQVHAVTEGTDAQAEVLVRLEADGRTYTGRGSDTDTMVASARAYVGALNKLLLKRGRVDPGVMLAS; encoded by the coding sequence ATGACCAGAACGACCAACCCGGCCAATGCCTCCGCCTCTGAACCAGAGCATGTGTTGATTTTCGACACGACACTGCGCGACGGAGAGCAGTGCCCCGGCGCCACGATGACCTTCGAGGAAAAGCTCTCGATCGCCGAATTGCTCGACGAGATGGGTGTCGACATCATCGAAGCCGGCTTCCCGATCGCCTCGGACGGGGATTTTGAGGCCGTCGCCGCCATCGCAAAACGCGCACGCAAGGCTGTTGTCGCCGGGCTCGCGCGCGCCATCAACGGGGATATCGACCGGGCGGGCGAGGCCGTACGCCACGCACAGAGGCCGCGCATCCACACCTTCGTTTCGACGTCGCCGATCCATCTCGCCCATCAAATGCGCAAGTCGGAGGCCGAGGTGCTGGACATCATCACGGCCACCGTCAAGCGGGCGCGCAATCTGGTCGACGACGTCGAGTGGTCGGCGATGGATGCGACGCGCACGCCCATCGACTATCTCTGCCAGTGCGTCGACGCCGCGATCCGGGCTGGCGCCACCACGATCAACCTGCCCGACACGGTCGGCTATGCCGTGCCCGACGAATACCGGGCGATGTTCCGTGCGGTCCGCGAGCGGGTCACCGACAGCGACAAGGCGGTTTTCTCGGTACATTGCCACGACGATCTGGGGCTGGCGGTCGCCAATTCGCTCGCCGGCGTGGAGGGCGGGGCCCGCCAGATCGAATGCACCATCAACGGGCTCGGCGAGCGGGCGGGCAATGCGGCGCTCGAGGAGATCGTGATGGCGATCCGCACGCGTTCGGACGTGCTCGCTTACCGGACGGGTGTGGAAGCGACGATGCTGACCCGCGCCTCCCGGCTGGTTTCGACGGCGACCTCGTTCCCCGTCCAGTACAACAAGGCGATCGTCGGGCGGAACGCCTTTGCGCACGAGAGCGGCATCCATCAGGACGGCATGCTCAAGAACGCCCAGACCTACGAGATCATGACACCCGAATCCGTCGGCATCTCCAAGACCTCGTTGGTGATGGGCAAGCATTCGGGTCGCAACGCCTTTCGCTCCAAGCTGAAGGACCTCGGCTACGAACTCGCCGACAACCAGTTCGAGGACGCGTTCGTGCGCTTCAAGGCGCTGGCCGACCGCAAGAAGCACGTCTACGACGAGGACATCGAGGCGCTCGTCGACGACCGGATCGCGACCGAGGCCGATCGCATCCAGGTGCTCGCCCTCACCGTGATCGCGGGCACGTTCGGTCACCAGTCGGCGACCCTGACCCTGGCGATCGATGGCAACCACCTGACCTTCCAGTCGACCGGCAACGGACCCGTCGATGCCACCTTCAACGCCATCAAGGCGCTCGTGCCACACGAGGCAAAGCTGGCGCTCTATCAGGTCCACGCGGTGACCGAGGGAACGGATGCGCAGGCCGAGGTGCTTGTGCGCCTCGAGGCCGATGGGCGGACCTATACAGGGCGCGGTTCGGATACCGACACCATGGTGGCCTCGGCGCGCGCCTACGTCGGGGCGCTCAACAAGCTGCTCCTGAAGCGCGGGCGGGTCGATCCGGGCGTGATGCTGGCCAGTTGA
- a CDS encoding PhzF family phenazine biosynthesis isomerase, translating into MRLRFHTYDVFTSIRYAGNPLAVVSDADDLDQSRMQALAREFNLSETVFLQKPVDPRHTARVRIFTPKVELPFAGHPTIGTACHLAALAEESAPGGSGVSIVTLEETIGPVRAAVRREEEGALFAEFDAPRLPERLDLDVSTNRLAAALGLPPDAIGYAGHRVAAWSAGVPFLFVPLAGRQALREARLAPGALPELVGTDRPIGAYLFCLGEGGGGAEFDVRMLAPDKGVPEDPATGGAAAAFAGLVAAADRPIDGLHRVLIRQGEDMGRPSRILVELDMRGGALSRVRIGGHVVAVSEGMIEA; encoded by the coding sequence TTGCGCCTGCGATTCCATACCTACGACGTCTTCACGAGCATTCGCTACGCCGGCAATCCGCTCGCCGTGGTCAGCGATGCCGACGATCTCGACCAGAGCCGGATGCAGGCCCTCGCGCGCGAGTTCAATCTCTCGGAGACCGTTTTTCTCCAAAAGCCTGTCGATCCGAGGCACACCGCGCGCGTGCGAATCTTCACTCCGAAGGTCGAACTGCCATTCGCCGGGCACCCGACGATTGGCACGGCCTGCCATCTGGCGGCCCTTGCGGAGGAGAGCGCGCCCGGTGGGTCGGGTGTATCGATCGTGACGTTGGAGGAGACGATCGGGCCGGTGCGCGCGGCGGTGCGGCGCGAGGAAGAGGGCGCCCTTTTCGCCGAGTTCGACGCACCAAGACTGCCGGAGCGGCTCGACCTCGACGTTTCGACCAACCGGCTGGCGGCGGCGCTGGGGCTGCCGCCCGATGCGATCGGTTATGCCGGGCATCGGGTTGCGGCCTGGAGCGCGGGTGTGCCTTTTCTCTTCGTGCCGCTGGCCGGGCGCCAGGCCCTGCGCGAGGCGCGTCTCGCGCCTGGAGCGTTGCCGGAACTCGTCGGCACGGACCGTCCGATCGGAGCCTACCTCTTTTGCCTGGGCGAGGGCGGTGGTGGAGCGGAATTCGATGTCCGCATGCTGGCGCCGGACAAGGGCGTGCCCGAGGATCCGGCGACAGGTGGCGCGGCAGCGGCTTTCGCGGGACTCGTGGCCGCCGCCGATCGACCGATCGACGGGTTGCATCGGGTGCTGATCCGTCAGGGCGAGGACATGGGGAGGCCGAGCCGCATTCTCGTGGAACTCGACATGCGAGGCGGCGCGCTCTCCCGGGTACGCATCGGAGGGCACGTGGTGGCCGTCAGCGAGGGGATGATCGAGGCCTGA
- a CDS encoding N-acetylmuramoyl-L-alanine amidase codes for MMHERARGPRPRACARSVMATLAGVLSAAFCSGGATAGEPPARPAMVERSDWGGVAANEALMKRQTPREIIIHHTGIRQQPNLSLEKKLRGLQSFSMRPGKVGSTNKPAWGDVPYHYYIAVSGRIGEGRSTAFAGDTNTRYDVRERIQIVLEGHFDSEVPSPGQVTSLIALLQWLAVEHAIPASAISGHNDHAPTDCPGKHLKQAFGQLRAAVAAVTGQAPKH; via the coding sequence ATGATGCACGAACGCGCTCGCGGTCCGCGCCCTCGGGCCTGTGCTCGATCGGTCATGGCAACGCTCGCCGGCGTATTGAGCGCTGCCTTCTGCTCGGGCGGTGCGACCGCCGGTGAGCCGCCAGCCCGCCCGGCCATGGTCGAGCGGTCCGACTGGGGCGGGGTGGCGGCGAACGAGGCGCTGATGAAACGCCAGACGCCGCGCGAGATCATCATCCACCACACCGGCATACGCCAGCAGCCCAATCTCTCGCTTGAGAAGAAATTGCGCGGGCTCCAGAGCTTTTCGATGCGCCCCGGCAAGGTCGGGAGCACCAACAAGCCGGCCTGGGGCGATGTCCCTTACCACTATTACATCGCCGTCTCCGGCAGGATTGGCGAGGGGCGCAGCACCGCCTTCGCTGGGGACACCAACACGCGCTACGATGTGCGCGAACGCATCCAGATCGTGCTCGAAGGGCATTTCGACAGCGAGGTTCCTTCGCCCGGCCAGGTGACGTCGCTGATCGCCCTCCTGCAGTGGCTCGCGGTCGAGCACGCGATACCGGCCAGCGCGATCTCGGGGCACAACGACCATGCGCCGACGGACTGTCCGGGCAAGCACTTGAAGCAGGCGTTCGGGCAACTGCGTGCGGCGGTCGCGGCCGTGACGGGCCAAGCCCCCAAGCACTGA
- the yidD gene encoding membrane protein insertion efficiency factor YidD produces MLSAVARSIAKAPIRLYRWTLKPFVGHQCRYLPTCSEYGLEAIERNGAWRGGWQLLARLSRCHPWGSSGHDPVVGLEPGRHRFTPWRYGDWRGPDKGEKDH; encoded by the coding sequence ATGCTGTCCGCCGTGGCACGCAGCATCGCGAAGGCGCCGATCCGGCTCTATCGCTGGACGCTGAAGCCGTTCGTCGGCCACCAGTGCCGGTATCTTCCGACCTGCTCGGAGTACGGCCTCGAGGCGATCGAGCGCAACGGCGCCTGGCGCGGTGGCTGGCAGCTCCTGGCGCGGCTCTCTCGCTGCCATCCATGGGGCTCGTCGGGTCACGATCCGGTGGTGGGACTCGAGCCAGGACGTCATAGGTTCACCCCCTGGCGCTATGGCGATTGGCGGGGGCCGGACAAGGGCGAGAAAGATCATTAG